The Megalobrama amblycephala isolate DHTTF-2021 linkage group LG7, ASM1881202v1, whole genome shotgun sequence genome window below encodes:
- the LOC125272884 gene encoding CD59 glycoprotein-like isoform X2, with protein MDLRVSVLLLFIFLTGGNSLRCYSCLPDSTGSCKAKVETCPVGYSKCARSVLEQTVGSSKVFFTSKVCADKCVPGIHQIAEGTLSLHCCDTDLCNAADEVFKGSFLLLFSPLLFYFLFQ; from the exons ATGGATCTGAGAGTCTCTGTCCTtcttcttttcatttttctcaCTGGAG GAAATTCTCTCAGGTGTTACTCGTGCTTACCTGATTCGACGGGTTCCTGTAAAGCAAAAGTGGAAACATGTCCAGTTGGATATTCTAAATGTGCGAGGAGTGTACTGGAACAAACAGTTG GTTCCTCTAAGGTGTTCTTCACATCTAAAGTGTGTGCAGATAAGTGTGTACCAGGGATCCATCAGATAGCTGAAGGGACGTTGTCTCTCCACTGCTGTGACACTGACCTTTGCAATGCAGCAG ATGAAGTGTTTAAGGGAAGCTTCCTCCTGCTCTTCTCTCCTCTGCTCTTctacttcctgtttcagtga
- the LOC125272882 gene encoding urokinase plasminogen activator surface receptor-like, with protein sequence MDLQISVFLLFILFTAGHSLKCYECMSLTGSCTGQTEQTCPSGYSQCESSTGITKVGDITSKVQGKGCVPACQSGSINFGLVRTATSCCNTDLCNLQDAPDPSNVPNGKKCYTCDGESCSAILSCSGDEDRCITATETSGSVTATVKGCISKSICDATTAVRNVVSISCCEGNLCNSAQSVSQSFLFLCCSLLSYFLLH encoded by the exons ATGGATCTGCAAATCTCAGTTTTTCTTCTCTTCATTCTTTTCACTGCAG GACACTCTCTCAAATGTTATGAGTGTATGAGTCTGACAGGTTCTTGTACGGGACAAACGGAACAAACATGTCCCAGTGGATATTCTCAGTGTGAGAGTTCAACAGGGATAACAAAAGTTG GTGACATTACTTCTAAAGTGCAGGGTAAAGGATGTGTTCCTGCCTGTCAAAGTGGGTCCATAAACTTTGGCCTTGTCAGGACAGCTACATCCTGCTGTAACACAGACCTGTGTAACCTCCAAGATGCTCCAG ATCCCTCTAATGTCCCGAATGGAAAGAAATGCTACACTTGTGATGGGGAGAGCTGCTCAGCCATATTGAGCTGTTCAGGAGACGAAGACCGCTGCATTACAGCAACAG AGACTTCTGGAAGCGTGACAGCGACGGTAAAAGGCTGTATCTCTAAATCCATTTGTGATGCCACAACAGCGGTTAGAAATGTTGTGAGCATCTCATGTTGTGAGGGGAACCTGTGTAACAGTGCTCAGAGTGTCTCCCAGAGCTTCCTGTTCCTCTGCTGTTCTCTGCTCTCCTACTTCCTGCTGCACTGA
- the LOC125272884 gene encoding CD59 glycoprotein-like isoform X1: MDLRVSVVLLFIFLTGGNSLRCYSCLPDSTGSCKAKVETCPVGYSKCARSVLEQTVGSSKVFFTSKVCADKCVPGIHQIAEGTLSLHCCDTDLCNAADEVFKGSFLLLFSPLLFYFLFQ, translated from the exons ATGGATCTGAGAGTCTCTGTCGTtcttcttttcatttttctcaCTGGAG GAAATTCTCTCAGGTGTTACTCGTGCTTACCTGATTCGACGGGTTCCTGTAAAGCAAAAGTGGAAACATGTCCAGTTGGATATTCTAAATGTGCGAGGAGTGTACTGGAACAAACAGTTG GTTCCTCTAAGGTGTTCTTCACATCTAAAGTGTGTGCAGATAAGTGTGTACCAGGGATCCATCAGATAGCTGAAGGGACGTTGTCTCTCCACTGCTGTGACACTGACCTTTGCAATGCAGCAG ATGAAGTGTTTAAGGGAAGCTTCCTCCTGCTCTTCTCTCCTCTGCTCTTctacttcctgtttcagtga